A stretch of the Gracilinanus agilis isolate LMUSP501 chromosome 4, AgileGrace, whole genome shotgun sequence genome encodes the following:
- the PBXIP1 gene encoding pre-B-cell leukemia transcription factor-interacting protein 1 isoform X1 — MESSSPESDNSWVIAGSEGCLPVETLGPESETAPQSSADELPRTLDGKAPTASKSPPVQPDACPPEETDIKVSPESNEKSLDLPSPDEEQTKAEQPETTEGTELESDIMEQRDLNSPHNGPWSPKTEKVGEEFSCSSSDEDVDVEGLRRRRGPQESRPTHLPASVGGHDQASSEGGNGELGLTLNTCLLGALVLVGLGFLLFSGGFSDLETGPAENLESQVTPESDPQDAEDIQDGLRQQQQAHYPTGSLPSLQSMSLLLDKLAKENQDIRLLQAQLQAQKEELQNLLHKHPGLEEENERLRGALQQREASQRVLESEMQELRSRLGELEETYSRGVDGTCESQSAGKPPQEPAPGLLEPKGFLEQKERLEAEAQMLRRELEKQRLLLSSVQRDLKRSLHESGLGDRDQADLAKLGQKLAMELQEAESWGPQENQASQGPANTSESLGQGGAHFVSSKKPSQKEKHKEKDRQGDGKAEKWKHKKEEFIVEKKKSFRGKGDGESGGKWKQEKLGTAELGGKNGREWRGTKEHPKKSWGGRWGSQGPHPVWDGQKPPREGAKGGGSAYSDPQLAWKKVLGHKYRVPQGCSSVAQCAHQEGLAMFGLELPPVRKQELAALLQKYLARLPWGQQLPEPMAFLSTYFGEDGLFRHDLLRFRDFVEAMEDSLEEAAVRETGDDDEVDDFEDFIFGHFFGDKALRKRSGKKEKYQKGPRSSGPKEGPRNYREG; from the exons ATGGAATCCTCCAGCCCGGAGTCCGATAATAGCTGGGTGATTGCTGGCTCTGAG GGCTGCTTGCCAGTAGAGACTCTGGGTCCAGAATCTGAGACAGCCCCTCAGAGCTCAGCGGATGAACTTCCAAGAACCTTGGATGGAAAGG CACCTACTGCTTCCAAGAGCCCTCCTGTCCAGCCTGATGCCTGCCCTCCAGAGGAGACAGACATTAAG GTTTCCCCGGAAAGCAATGAGAAGAGTTTAGACCTCCCAAGTCCAGATGAAGAACAAACAAAGGCTGAGCAACCAGAGACCACGGAAGGGACTGAGCTGGAGTCAGACATCATGGAGCAAAGGGACTTAAACTCTCCACACAATGGCCCTTGGTCCCCTAAAACAG AGAAGGTTGGTGAGGAATTCAGCTGCTCCAGTAGTGACGAAGATGTGGATGTGGAAGGCCTGAGGAGACGTCGGGGGCCCCAGGAATCCAGGCCGACCCATCTCCCTGCCTCTGTGGGTGGGCATGACCAGGCCAGTAGCGAGGGAGGAAATGGGGAGCTGGGGCTCACACTGAACACCTGTCTTCTGGGAGCTCTGGTCCTGGTGGGCCTTggcttcctcctcttttctg GTGGTTTCTCTGACCTTGAGACTG GGCCAGCAGAGAACTTGGAGTCCCAGGTGACCCCGGAGTCTGACCCTCAAGATGCAGAGGATATCCAG GATGGACTTAGGCAGCAGCAACAGGCCCATTACCCTACTGGAAGTCTCCCAAGTCTTCAGTCCATGAGCCTTTTGCTGGACAAGCTGGCCAAGGAGAACCAGGACATTCGGCTTCTTCAGGCCCAGTTGCAG GCTCAGAAGGAAGAACTCCAGAACTTGCTACACAAACACCCAGGACTAGAAGAGGAGAACGAGAGGCTCCGGGGAGCCCTGCAGCAGCGAGAAGCATCCCAGCGGGTGCTGGAGTCTGAGATGCAGGAGCTCCGGAGCCGCCTGGGGGAGCTAGAGGAGACTTACTCCAGAGGGGTGGATGGGACCTGTGAGAGCCAGAGTGCAGGGAAGCCCCCACAGGAGCCAGCCCCAGGGCTGCTGGAGCCCAAAGGCTTCCTGGAGCAGAAGGAGCGGTTGGAGGCTGAGGCCCAGATGCTACGCAGGGAACTAGAGAAGCAGAGGCTGCTGCTGAGCTCAGTGCAGAGGGATCTGAAAAGGAGCCTTCATGAGTCAGGGCTAGGGGACAGGGATCAAGCTGATCTGGCCAAGTTGGGTCAGAAGTTGGCCATGGAGCTTCAGGAGGCAGAGAGCTGGGGCCCCCAGGAAAACCAGGCCTCCCAGGGTCCAGCCAACACATCTGAGTCCTTGGGGCAGGGAGGAGCCCACTTTGTGAGCTCAAAGAAGCCTAGTCAAAAGGAGAAGCACAAGGAGAAGGACAGGCAAGGGGATGGGAAGGCAGAGAAGTGGAAGCAtaagaaagaagaatttattgtCGAAAAGAAGAAGAGCTTCAGGGGCAAAGGAGATGGGGAGTCAGGAGGGAAGTGGAAGCAAGAAAAGCTAGGGACCGCTGAGCTGGGGGGCAAGAACGGCCGGGAATGGCGAGGCACGAAGGAGCATCCCAAGAAGAGCTGGGGAGGCCGCTGGGGGAGCCAGGGACCCCACCCAGTGTGGGATGGGCAGAAGCCCCCAAGGGAAGGGGCCAAGGGGGGTGGTTCAGCCTATTCTGATCCCCAGCTGGCCTGGAAGAAGGTTCTAGGCCACAAGTACCGAGTGCCTCAGGGCTGCTCCAGTGTAGCCCAGTGTGCACACCAGGAAGGGCTGGCCATGTTTGGGCTAGAGTTGCCCCCAGTTCGGAAGCAGGAGCTGGCAGCGCTGCTGCAGAAATACTTGGCTCGATTGCCCTGGGGCCAACAACTTCCTGAACCCATGGCCTTCCTGTCCACATACTTTGGTGAGGATGGCCTCTTCCGCCATGACCTTCTCCGTTTCCGTGACTTTGTGGAGGCCATGGAGGACAGCCTGGAGGAGGCTGCAGTCAGAGAGACGGGAGATGACGATGAAGTCGACGACTTTGAGGATTTCATCTTTGGCCATTTCTTTGGGGACAAAGCACTGAGGAAAAG GTCTGGGAAGAAGGAGAAGTATCAGAAGGGCCCCAGAAGCTCAGGGCCCAAGGAGGGTCCCAGAAACTACCGGGAGGGCTGA
- the PBXIP1 gene encoding pre-B-cell leukemia transcription factor-interacting protein 1 isoform X2: protein MESSSPESDNSWVIAGSEGCLPVETLGPESETAPQSSADELPRTLDGKAPTASKSPPVQPDACPPEETDIKVSPESNEKSLDLPSPDEEQTKAEQPETTEGTELESDIMEQRDLNSPHNGPWSPKTEKVGEEFSCSSSDEDVDVEGLRRRRGPQESRPTHLPASVGGHDQASSEGGNGELGLTLNTCLLGALVLVGLGFLLFSGPAENLESQVTPESDPQDAEDIQDGLRQQQQAHYPTGSLPSLQSMSLLLDKLAKENQDIRLLQAQLQAQKEELQNLLHKHPGLEEENERLRGALQQREASQRVLESEMQELRSRLGELEETYSRGVDGTCESQSAGKPPQEPAPGLLEPKGFLEQKERLEAEAQMLRRELEKQRLLLSSVQRDLKRSLHESGLGDRDQADLAKLGQKLAMELQEAESWGPQENQASQGPANTSESLGQGGAHFVSSKKPSQKEKHKEKDRQGDGKAEKWKHKKEEFIVEKKKSFRGKGDGESGGKWKQEKLGTAELGGKNGREWRGTKEHPKKSWGGRWGSQGPHPVWDGQKPPREGAKGGGSAYSDPQLAWKKVLGHKYRVPQGCSSVAQCAHQEGLAMFGLELPPVRKQELAALLQKYLARLPWGQQLPEPMAFLSTYFGEDGLFRHDLLRFRDFVEAMEDSLEEAAVRETGDDDEVDDFEDFIFGHFFGDKALRKRSGKKEKYQKGPRSSGPKEGPRNYREG from the exons ATGGAATCCTCCAGCCCGGAGTCCGATAATAGCTGGGTGATTGCTGGCTCTGAG GGCTGCTTGCCAGTAGAGACTCTGGGTCCAGAATCTGAGACAGCCCCTCAGAGCTCAGCGGATGAACTTCCAAGAACCTTGGATGGAAAGG CACCTACTGCTTCCAAGAGCCCTCCTGTCCAGCCTGATGCCTGCCCTCCAGAGGAGACAGACATTAAG GTTTCCCCGGAAAGCAATGAGAAGAGTTTAGACCTCCCAAGTCCAGATGAAGAACAAACAAAGGCTGAGCAACCAGAGACCACGGAAGGGACTGAGCTGGAGTCAGACATCATGGAGCAAAGGGACTTAAACTCTCCACACAATGGCCCTTGGTCCCCTAAAACAG AGAAGGTTGGTGAGGAATTCAGCTGCTCCAGTAGTGACGAAGATGTGGATGTGGAAGGCCTGAGGAGACGTCGGGGGCCCCAGGAATCCAGGCCGACCCATCTCCCTGCCTCTGTGGGTGGGCATGACCAGGCCAGTAGCGAGGGAGGAAATGGGGAGCTGGGGCTCACACTGAACACCTGTCTTCTGGGAGCTCTGGTCCTGGTGGGCCTTggcttcctcctcttttctg GGCCAGCAGAGAACTTGGAGTCCCAGGTGACCCCGGAGTCTGACCCTCAAGATGCAGAGGATATCCAG GATGGACTTAGGCAGCAGCAACAGGCCCATTACCCTACTGGAAGTCTCCCAAGTCTTCAGTCCATGAGCCTTTTGCTGGACAAGCTGGCCAAGGAGAACCAGGACATTCGGCTTCTTCAGGCCCAGTTGCAG GCTCAGAAGGAAGAACTCCAGAACTTGCTACACAAACACCCAGGACTAGAAGAGGAGAACGAGAGGCTCCGGGGAGCCCTGCAGCAGCGAGAAGCATCCCAGCGGGTGCTGGAGTCTGAGATGCAGGAGCTCCGGAGCCGCCTGGGGGAGCTAGAGGAGACTTACTCCAGAGGGGTGGATGGGACCTGTGAGAGCCAGAGTGCAGGGAAGCCCCCACAGGAGCCAGCCCCAGGGCTGCTGGAGCCCAAAGGCTTCCTGGAGCAGAAGGAGCGGTTGGAGGCTGAGGCCCAGATGCTACGCAGGGAACTAGAGAAGCAGAGGCTGCTGCTGAGCTCAGTGCAGAGGGATCTGAAAAGGAGCCTTCATGAGTCAGGGCTAGGGGACAGGGATCAAGCTGATCTGGCCAAGTTGGGTCAGAAGTTGGCCATGGAGCTTCAGGAGGCAGAGAGCTGGGGCCCCCAGGAAAACCAGGCCTCCCAGGGTCCAGCCAACACATCTGAGTCCTTGGGGCAGGGAGGAGCCCACTTTGTGAGCTCAAAGAAGCCTAGTCAAAAGGAGAAGCACAAGGAGAAGGACAGGCAAGGGGATGGGAAGGCAGAGAAGTGGAAGCAtaagaaagaagaatttattgtCGAAAAGAAGAAGAGCTTCAGGGGCAAAGGAGATGGGGAGTCAGGAGGGAAGTGGAAGCAAGAAAAGCTAGGGACCGCTGAGCTGGGGGGCAAGAACGGCCGGGAATGGCGAGGCACGAAGGAGCATCCCAAGAAGAGCTGGGGAGGCCGCTGGGGGAGCCAGGGACCCCACCCAGTGTGGGATGGGCAGAAGCCCCCAAGGGAAGGGGCCAAGGGGGGTGGTTCAGCCTATTCTGATCCCCAGCTGGCCTGGAAGAAGGTTCTAGGCCACAAGTACCGAGTGCCTCAGGGCTGCTCCAGTGTAGCCCAGTGTGCACACCAGGAAGGGCTGGCCATGTTTGGGCTAGAGTTGCCCCCAGTTCGGAAGCAGGAGCTGGCAGCGCTGCTGCAGAAATACTTGGCTCGATTGCCCTGGGGCCAACAACTTCCTGAACCCATGGCCTTCCTGTCCACATACTTTGGTGAGGATGGCCTCTTCCGCCATGACCTTCTCCGTTTCCGTGACTTTGTGGAGGCCATGGAGGACAGCCTGGAGGAGGCTGCAGTCAGAGAGACGGGAGATGACGATGAAGTCGACGACTTTGAGGATTTCATCTTTGGCCATTTCTTTGGGGACAAAGCACTGAGGAAAAG GTCTGGGAAGAAGGAGAAGTATCAGAAGGGCCCCAGAAGCTCAGGGCCCAAGGAGGGTCCCAGAAACTACCGGGAGGGCTGA
- the PBXIP1 gene encoding pre-B-cell leukemia transcription factor-interacting protein 1 isoform X3 produces the protein MNFQEPWMERHLLLPRALLSSLMPALQRRQTLSNEKSLDLPSPDEEQTKAEQPETTEGTELESDIMEQRDLNSPHNGPWSPKTEKVGEEFSCSSSDEDVDVEGLRRRRGPQESRPTHLPASVGGHDQASSEGGNGELGLTLNTCLLGALVLVGLGFLLFSGGFSDLETGPAENLESQVTPESDPQDAEDIQDGLRQQQQAHYPTGSLPSLQSMSLLLDKLAKENQDIRLLQAQLQAQKEELQNLLHKHPGLEEENERLRGALQQREASQRVLESEMQELRSRLGELEETYSRGVDGTCESQSAGKPPQEPAPGLLEPKGFLEQKERLEAEAQMLRRELEKQRLLLSSVQRDLKRSLHESGLGDRDQADLAKLGQKLAMELQEAESWGPQENQASQGPANTSESLGQGGAHFVSSKKPSQKEKHKEKDRQGDGKAEKWKHKKEEFIVEKKKSFRGKGDGESGGKWKQEKLGTAELGGKNGREWRGTKEHPKKSWGGRWGSQGPHPVWDGQKPPREGAKGGGSAYSDPQLAWKKVLGHKYRVPQGCSSVAQCAHQEGLAMFGLELPPVRKQELAALLQKYLARLPWGQQLPEPMAFLSTYFGEDGLFRHDLLRFRDFVEAMEDSLEEAAVRETGDDDEVDDFEDFIFGHFFGDKALRKRSGKKEKYQKGPRSSGPKEGPRNYREG, from the exons ATGAACTTCCAAGAACCTTGGATGGAAAGG CACCTACTGCTTCCAAGAGCCCTCCTGTCCAGCCTGATGCCTGCCCTCCAGAGGAGACAGACATTAAG CAATGAGAAGAGTTTAGACCTCCCAAGTCCAGATGAAGAACAAACAAAGGCTGAGCAACCAGAGACCACGGAAGGGACTGAGCTGGAGTCAGACATCATGGAGCAAAGGGACTTAAACTCTCCACACAATGGCCCTTGGTCCCCTAAAACAG AGAAGGTTGGTGAGGAATTCAGCTGCTCCAGTAGTGACGAAGATGTGGATGTGGAAGGCCTGAGGAGACGTCGGGGGCCCCAGGAATCCAGGCCGACCCATCTCCCTGCCTCTGTGGGTGGGCATGACCAGGCCAGTAGCGAGGGAGGAAATGGGGAGCTGGGGCTCACACTGAACACCTGTCTTCTGGGAGCTCTGGTCCTGGTGGGCCTTggcttcctcctcttttctg GTGGTTTCTCTGACCTTGAGACTG GGCCAGCAGAGAACTTGGAGTCCCAGGTGACCCCGGAGTCTGACCCTCAAGATGCAGAGGATATCCAG GATGGACTTAGGCAGCAGCAACAGGCCCATTACCCTACTGGAAGTCTCCCAAGTCTTCAGTCCATGAGCCTTTTGCTGGACAAGCTGGCCAAGGAGAACCAGGACATTCGGCTTCTTCAGGCCCAGTTGCAG GCTCAGAAGGAAGAACTCCAGAACTTGCTACACAAACACCCAGGACTAGAAGAGGAGAACGAGAGGCTCCGGGGAGCCCTGCAGCAGCGAGAAGCATCCCAGCGGGTGCTGGAGTCTGAGATGCAGGAGCTCCGGAGCCGCCTGGGGGAGCTAGAGGAGACTTACTCCAGAGGGGTGGATGGGACCTGTGAGAGCCAGAGTGCAGGGAAGCCCCCACAGGAGCCAGCCCCAGGGCTGCTGGAGCCCAAAGGCTTCCTGGAGCAGAAGGAGCGGTTGGAGGCTGAGGCCCAGATGCTACGCAGGGAACTAGAGAAGCAGAGGCTGCTGCTGAGCTCAGTGCAGAGGGATCTGAAAAGGAGCCTTCATGAGTCAGGGCTAGGGGACAGGGATCAAGCTGATCTGGCCAAGTTGGGTCAGAAGTTGGCCATGGAGCTTCAGGAGGCAGAGAGCTGGGGCCCCCAGGAAAACCAGGCCTCCCAGGGTCCAGCCAACACATCTGAGTCCTTGGGGCAGGGAGGAGCCCACTTTGTGAGCTCAAAGAAGCCTAGTCAAAAGGAGAAGCACAAGGAGAAGGACAGGCAAGGGGATGGGAAGGCAGAGAAGTGGAAGCAtaagaaagaagaatttattgtCGAAAAGAAGAAGAGCTTCAGGGGCAAAGGAGATGGGGAGTCAGGAGGGAAGTGGAAGCAAGAAAAGCTAGGGACCGCTGAGCTGGGGGGCAAGAACGGCCGGGAATGGCGAGGCACGAAGGAGCATCCCAAGAAGAGCTGGGGAGGCCGCTGGGGGAGCCAGGGACCCCACCCAGTGTGGGATGGGCAGAAGCCCCCAAGGGAAGGGGCCAAGGGGGGTGGTTCAGCCTATTCTGATCCCCAGCTGGCCTGGAAGAAGGTTCTAGGCCACAAGTACCGAGTGCCTCAGGGCTGCTCCAGTGTAGCCCAGTGTGCACACCAGGAAGGGCTGGCCATGTTTGGGCTAGAGTTGCCCCCAGTTCGGAAGCAGGAGCTGGCAGCGCTGCTGCAGAAATACTTGGCTCGATTGCCCTGGGGCCAACAACTTCCTGAACCCATGGCCTTCCTGTCCACATACTTTGGTGAGGATGGCCTCTTCCGCCATGACCTTCTCCGTTTCCGTGACTTTGTGGAGGCCATGGAGGACAGCCTGGAGGAGGCTGCAGTCAGAGAGACGGGAGATGACGATGAAGTCGACGACTTTGAGGATTTCATCTTTGGCCATTTCTTTGGGGACAAAGCACTGAGGAAAAG GTCTGGGAAGAAGGAGAAGTATCAGAAGGGCCCCAGAAGCTCAGGGCCCAAGGAGGGTCCCAGAAACTACCGGGAGGGCTGA